The Gemmatimonadaceae bacterium genome contains a region encoding:
- the bshA gene encoding N-acetyl-alpha-D-glucosaminyl L-malate synthase BshA translates to MKIGITCYPTYGGSGAVATELGIALSGRGHEIHFITYRQPFRLPAYLPNVFFHEVDVGRYPLFEYPPYDLALAVRMHEVVLSHGLELLHCHYAIPHATSAWIAREMLRQQRQDVKVITTLHGTDITLVGQDPSFNAITKFSIEKSDRLTAVSEFLRRETYNAFGCTACDVKVIHNFIDPDVYSRERYAASMNQQFPKAQPVLMHISNFRKVKRVRDIIRIFALVNEDIPSRLLMIGDGPDRVAAEEETRRLGVETSVSFLGKIDNVAPLLATADVFLLPSESESFGLSALEALASGVPVIGTRAGGLPEVVRDGETGFLCEVGDVDGMARLALDILHDPERWQAMSEIGAADARARFSKNEIVSQYEQMYLTSLAADAAA, encoded by the coding sequence TTGAAGATCGGCATCACCTGCTATCCGACTTACGGCGGCTCGGGCGCTGTCGCGACGGAGCTCGGCATCGCTCTCTCGGGGCGCGGCCATGAGATCCATTTCATAACCTATCGTCAGCCGTTCAGGCTGCCGGCGTATTTACCAAATGTGTTCTTTCATGAGGTGGACGTCGGGCGATATCCCCTCTTCGAGTATCCGCCTTATGATCTGGCGCTCGCGGTGCGCATGCATGAGGTAGTGCTCAGTCACGGTCTCGAGCTCCTTCACTGCCACTACGCAATACCGCACGCCACCAGCGCCTGGATCGCGCGCGAGATGCTTCGCCAGCAGCGGCAGGACGTGAAGGTCATCACGACGCTTCACGGAACCGACATCACTCTCGTGGGCCAGGATCCATCGTTCAACGCGATCACCAAGTTCTCGATCGAGAAATCAGACAGGCTGACCGCTGTCTCGGAGTTTCTGCGGCGGGAGACTTACAACGCGTTCGGCTGCACCGCGTGCGATGTGAAAGTGATTCATAATTTCATCGACCCCGATGTTTATAGCCGCGAGCGCTATGCGGCGTCGATGAACCAGCAGTTCCCGAAGGCGCAGCCGGTTCTGATGCACATCTCGAACTTCCGGAAGGTAAAGCGCGTTCGCGACATCATTCGCATTTTTGCGCTCGTGAACGAGGATATACCCAGCAGGCTGCTGATGATCGGTGACGGCCCCGACCGCGTTGCAGCCGAGGAAGAGACGCGGCGCCTCGGCGTTGAAACGTCGGTATCGTTTCTCGGCAAGATCGACAATGTCGCTCCTCTCCTCGCTACCGCAGATGTGTTTCTGCTGCCGTCGGAGAGCGAATCGTTTGGTCTGAGCGCGCTCGAGGCGCTGGCGTCGGGGGTTCCGGTGATCGGCACGAGGGCTGGAGGCCTGCCCGAAGTGGTGCGCGACGGAGAGACGGGATTTCTCTGCGAGGTGGGAGACGTCGATGGGATGGCGCGACTTGCTCTCGATATTCTGCACGACCCCGAGCGGTGGCAGGCGATGAGCGAGATCGGCGCCGCGGATGCCCGCGCTCGCTTCTCGAAGAATGAGATCGTGAGCCAGTACGAGCAGATGTACCTGACGTCTCTCGCCGCTGACGCCGCAGCGTGA
- the uppP gene encoding undecaprenyl-diphosphatase UppP, whose protein sequence is MTSFEALVLGLIQGLTEFLPISSSAHLALTPWFFGWQARGLAFDVALHFGTLIAVLWFFRKEWALLIAATISMIRKRRVETVEEKRVIFLIVATIPGAIGGLLLEEKAETVFRAQALTATALIMMGVILWAADRYSRMTRDLTTMRWIDAVLIGVAQVVALVPGVSRSGSTITAGRLLGLNRESAAVFSFLMSMPITAAAIALKGPEVIRESGISTPLVVGVLSAAVSSWLAIAILLRYVTRHSYGIFALYRVILGVIVLGLLYVRG, encoded by the coding sequence GTGACGAGCTTCGAGGCGCTCGTCCTCGGGCTGATTCAGGGACTCACTGAGTTTCTTCCAATCAGCAGCTCGGCGCACCTGGCCCTGACCCCGTGGTTTTTTGGATGGCAGGCCCGCGGCCTTGCGTTCGACGTTGCACTTCATTTCGGGACGCTCATCGCTGTGCTCTGGTTTTTCCGAAAGGAATGGGCCCTGTTGATTGCTGCAACGATCTCCATGATCCGGAAGCGGCGTGTGGAGACCGTCGAGGAGAAGCGCGTCATCTTTCTGATCGTCGCGACGATACCCGGCGCGATCGGTGGCCTGCTTCTGGAGGAAAAGGCCGAGACGGTTTTCAGGGCGCAGGCACTGACTGCAACTGCCCTGATCATGATGGGCGTGATTCTGTGGGCGGCGGATCGGTATTCCCGGATGACACGCGACCTGACGACCATGCGGTGGATCGACGCGGTCCTGATCGGAGTTGCGCAGGTCGTCGCGCTCGTGCCGGGTGTGTCGCGATCCGGATCGACAATCACCGCCGGACGGCTGCTTGGTCTGAACCGTGAGAGCGCTGCCGTGTTCAGCTTCCTGATGAGCATGCCGATCACTGCGGCTGCAATCGCTCTGAAGGGCCCCGAAGTCATTCGCGAGAGCGGGATCAGCACGCCACTGGTCGTCGGTGTGCTGTCTGCGGCGGTGAGCAGCTGGCTAGCGATCGCGATTCTCCTACGCTACGTAACGCGCCACAGCTACGGAATTTTTGCATTGTACCGCGTCATTCTCGGTGTAATAGTGCTCGGCCTTCTCTATGTCCGCGGCTGA
- a CDS encoding biotin--[acetyl-CoA-carboxylase] ligase → MSAAEEFCLDGYSATELAAQLGLPRVEVLEQTRSTLDVAHALAAKGAPSGTLVIADRQTEGRGRGGSTWVSPAGTGLWLTLIERPSDGSGLEVLSLRTGIRAARALDVFADEPIRLKWPNDLYVAGSKLGGILIEARWREQKLEWVAVGIGINVARPTDVPGAAALDPGTRRIDVLTELLPALRSAVPCTGELTRLELLEFDTRDLARGHHCREPAQGIVRGINASGELLVALADSVARFRTGSLILDQTS, encoded by the coding sequence ATGTCCGCGGCTGAAGAGTTTTGCCTCGACGGATACTCGGCCACCGAGCTCGCCGCCCAGCTGGGCCTGCCGCGAGTCGAGGTGCTGGAGCAGACTCGCTCTACGCTCGACGTCGCTCATGCTCTCGCGGCTAAAGGAGCACCCTCGGGTACACTCGTGATTGCGGACCGGCAGACCGAGGGAAGGGGACGGGGCGGATCGACATGGGTGTCGCCTGCGGGGACCGGTCTCTGGCTCACGCTGATCGAGCGCCCGTCCGACGGATCCGGGCTCGAAGTGCTCTCGCTGCGCACGGGAATTCGTGCAGCGCGCGCTCTCGATGTTTTTGCCGACGAGCCCATCCGCCTGAAATGGCCGAACGATCTCTACGTCGCCGGGAGCAAGCTCGGAGGAATCCTCATCGAGGCGAGGTGGCGGGAGCAGAAGCTCGAATGGGTCGCGGTTGGAATTGGAATCAACGTTGCCCGACCCACCGATGTGCCGGGCGCTGCGGCTCTCGATCCTGGCACGCGACGGATTGACGTTCTCACCGAGCTGCTTCCCGCGCTGCGCAGCGCGGTTCCATGCACCGGTGAGCTCACACGGCTCGAGCTGCTGGAATTCGACACACGAGACCTCGCGCGCGGCCACCACTGCCGCGAGCCCGCTCAGGGAATCGTTCGCGGAATCAATGCTTCGGGGGAGCTGCTCGTTGCGCTTGCCGACTCGGTCGCCAGATTCCGCACAGGCTCCCTCATCCTCGACCAGACATCATGA
- a CDS encoding type III pantothenate kinase, whose translation MILAFDIGNTETTAAMFDGAVVGPHWRLTTNLPRTPDEYVLLLRSLFQAAGMEIAAVTGTAICSVVPPVTQTLAHACLECFGKRALIIDAHSPLPIKLEVDEPFTVGADRVANTLAVSRLRKRDTIVVDLGTATTYDCITASGSFIGGVIQPGVGTSAETLFRRTAQLAATEISPPKKVIGTRTDECIKSGVLYGAADSIDGLVRRIKKEWAVPNPLVIATGGLAETLRPYCETFDEVDAFLTLQGVRLGYELLATA comes from the coding sequence ATGATTCTCGCATTCGACATCGGAAACACCGAGACAACCGCCGCAATGTTCGACGGCGCCGTCGTCGGGCCGCACTGGCGGCTCACGACCAATCTCCCGCGGACGCCTGACGAATACGTCCTGCTTCTGCGGTCGCTCTTTCAGGCTGCGGGGATGGAAATCGCCGCGGTGACCGGCACGGCGATCTGCTCGGTCGTCCCTCCGGTTACACAGACGCTCGCGCACGCCTGCCTCGAGTGTTTCGGAAAGAGAGCGTTGATCATCGACGCTCATTCTCCGCTTCCGATCAAGCTCGAAGTGGACGAGCCGTTCACGGTGGGAGCCGATCGCGTCGCAAACACGCTTGCGGTGAGTCGCCTGCGCAAGCGCGATACAATAGTGGTGGATCTCGGGACCGCGACGACTTACGACTGCATCACTGCGAGCGGGTCGTTCATCGGAGGCGTCATTCAGCCAGGCGTCGGCACATCGGCTGAAACGCTTTTTCGGCGCACGGCGCAGCTTGCGGCCACCGAGATCTCGCCGCCCAAGAAGGTCATCGGTACGCGCACAGACGAATGCATAAAGTCGGGTGTGCTCTACGGCGCCGCCGATTCGATCGACGGGCTGGTCAGGCGCATCAAAAAGGAATGGGCGGTCCCGAATCCCCTTGTGATCGCCACCGGCGGCCTTGCCGAGACCCTCCGTCCTTACTGCGAAACTTTTGACGAAGTGGACGCTTTCCTCACGCTGCAGGGGGTCCGGCTCGGCTACGAACTGCTCGCGACGGCATGA
- a CDS encoding co-chaperone GroES: protein MATKTATKVTPLSDRVVVRAMEETEQMRGGLFIPDTAKEKPQQGEIVAIGPGKYEDGKLVPMTVKVGDKVLYGKYSGTEVTIDDESLLILRESDVLAVIS from the coding sequence ATGGCCACAAAAACAGCAACGAAGGTAACTCCGCTCTCCGATCGGGTCGTGGTTCGCGCCATGGAGGAGACCGAGCAGATGCGCGGCGGACTCTTCATCCCCGACACTGCCAAGGAAAAGCCGCAGCAGGGCGAGATCGTCGCCATCGGACCCGGCAAGTATGAGGACGGCAAGCTCGTCCCGATGACCGTCAAGGTCGGCGACAAGGTCCTCTACGGAAAGTACAGCGGCACCGAGGTCACCATCGACGATGAATCGCTCCTGATTCTCCGCGAGTCCGATGTGCTCGCGGTCATCAGCTAA
- the groL gene encoding chaperonin GroEL (60 kDa chaperone family; promotes refolding of misfolded polypeptides especially under stressful conditions; forms two stacked rings of heptamers to form a barrel-shaped 14mer; ends can be capped by GroES; misfolded proteins enter the barrel where they are refolded when GroES binds), with amino-acid sequence MAAKELHFNVDARAALKRGVDQLAEAVRVTLGPKGRNVVIDKKFGAPTITKDGVTVAKEIELSDAIENMGAQMVKEVATKTSDIAGDGTTTATILAQAIFREGLKNVTAGVNPMALKRGIDKGVAAVVEELKRMSVPTTGKKEIAQVGAISANNDKEIGDLIAEAMEKVGKDGVITVEEAKGLETTLETVEGMQFDRGYLSPYFVTDPEKMEAVLEDALILIHDKKISSMKDLLPILEKVAQLGKPMLIIAEDIEGEALATLVVNKLRGTLRVCAVKAPGFGDRRKAMLQDVAVLTNGQVISEEVGFKLENVVVTDLGKAKRIVVDKDNTTLIDGGGDDAKIQGRIKEIKAAIEKTTSDYDKEKLQERLAKIAGGVAIINVGAATESEMKEKKARVEDALHATRAAVEEGIVPGGGVAFIRAQPALKKLKLEDSDEQIGVEIVRKAIEEPIRMIVQNAGAEGSIVVEKVRLSKDPSFGYNALTDNYENLVEAGVIDPTKVARTALQNAASIAGLLLTTEALIVEKKEPQNNASAGGPPGGMGGMY; translated from the coding sequence ATGGCAGCCAAAGAACTCCATTTCAACGTTGACGCCCGCGCAGCCCTGAAGCGCGGTGTCGATCAGCTCGCCGAGGCGGTCAGAGTCACCCTCGGCCCCAAGGGCAGAAACGTCGTAATCGACAAGAAGTTCGGTGCACCGACCATCACCAAGGACGGCGTCACCGTGGCAAAGGAGATCGAGCTCTCCGACGCCATCGAGAACATGGGCGCCCAGATGGTAAAGGAAGTCGCTACGAAGACGTCCGATATCGCTGGCGACGGCACCACCACCGCGACCATCCTCGCCCAGGCCATCTTCCGTGAAGGTCTCAAGAACGTCACCGCGGGCGTCAATCCGATGGCGCTCAAGCGCGGCATCGACAAGGGTGTCGCCGCCGTAGTCGAGGAGCTCAAGAGAATGAGCGTCCCGACCACCGGCAAGAAGGAGATCGCCCAGGTCGGCGCCATCTCCGCCAACAACGACAAGGAAATCGGTGACCTCATTGCCGAGGCGATGGAGAAGGTCGGCAAGGACGGCGTCATCACCGTCGAGGAAGCCAAGGGCCTCGAGACGACTCTGGAGACCGTCGAGGGCATGCAGTTCGACCGTGGCTACCTGTCGCCCTACTTCGTGACCGATCCGGAGAAGATGGAAGCCGTCCTCGAGGACGCGCTGATCCTGATCCACGACAAGAAGATCTCGTCGATGAAGGATCTCCTCCCGATTCTCGAGAAGGTGGCACAGCTCGGCAAGCCGATGCTCATCATCGCCGAGGACATAGAAGGTGAAGCGCTGGCTACGCTGGTCGTCAACAAGCTGCGCGGAACGCTCCGCGTGTGCGCCGTGAAGGCGCCAGGCTTCGGCGATCGCCGGAAGGCGATGCTGCAGGACGTCGCGGTCCTGACGAACGGACAGGTCATCAGCGAGGAAGTCGGCTTCAAGCTGGAGAACGTTGTCGTGACCGACCTCGGCAAGGCCAAGCGGATCGTGGTGGACAAGGACAACACGACGCTGATCGATGGCGGTGGCGACGACGCCAAGATCCAGGGGCGCATCAAGGAGATCAAGGCGGCGATCGAGAAGACCACCTCGGATTACGACAAGGAGAAGCTGCAGGAGCGCCTGGCGAAGATCGCGGGCGGTGTTGCGATAATTAACGTCGGGGCGGCGACCGAGAGCGAGATGAAGGAGAAGAAGGCTCGTGTCGAGGACGCGCTGCACGCAACGCGTGCTGCGGTGGAAGAGGGAATCGTCCCCGGCGGCGGCGTGGCATTCATCCGTGCGCAGCCCGCGCTCAAAAAGCTCAAGCTCGAGGATTCTGACGAGCAGATCGGAGTCGAGATCGTTCGTAAGGCGATCGAGGAGCCGATCCGGATGATCGTCCAGAACGCGGGTGCGGAGGGGAGCATCGTCGTCGAGAAAGTCCGTCTCTCGAAGGACCCCTCGTTCGGCTACAACGCTCTCACCGACAACTACGAGAACCTTGTCGAGGCCGGTGTCATCGATCCGACGAAGGTGGCACGCACCGCGCTTCAGAACGCGGCGTCGATCGCGGGCCTGCTTCTCACGACCGAAGCCTTGATAGTCGAGAAGAAGGAGCCGCAGAACAACGCTTCGGCAGGTGGTCCGCCGGGCGGCATGGGCGGGATGTACTAG
- a CDS encoding DinB family protein — MQLLEELLEAWRYTRDGIIAELVNLPESKLNEPPAGLSRSALDLANHIVESGRLMAGELSRPDGDFQRKSYAALIGEYVKESDVASSKQEAVELLRRSHAEGEHSLRAAGAAQLSKPIRQFNGVPASRIAWLHHGISHEEYHRGQLAIYARLSGETPALTKLIMGG; from the coding sequence ATGCAACTTCTTGAGGAGCTGTTGGAGGCCTGGCGGTACACTCGCGACGGCATAATCGCCGAGCTCGTGAATCTCCCGGAATCGAAGCTCAACGAACCGCCGGCTGGATTGAGTCGTAGTGCGCTGGATCTGGCGAATCACATAGTTGAATCGGGAAGGCTCATGGCGGGAGAGCTGAGTCGCCCGGACGGCGATTTCCAGCGGAAGTCATATGCGGCGCTCATTGGCGAGTACGTGAAAGAGAGCGATGTCGCCTCTTCCAAACAGGAAGCTGTGGAGCTGCTGCGACGCAGTCATGCCGAAGGTGAGCACTCACTTCGCGCAGCCGGTGCCGCGCAGCTTTCAAAGCCAATCCGCCAGTTCAACGGTGTGCCCGCTTCGCGAATTGCGTGGCTGCACCACGGCATTTCGCACGAGGAATATCACCGCGGTCAGCTCGCGATCTACGCCCGGCTCTCTGGGGAAACGCCGGCATTGACGAAGCTCATCATGGGTGGCTGA
- a CDS encoding ECF-type sigma factor, with protein sequence MDSQGMATDEAVESGDYALTAPEQRTVDALFSATYEELRRLASTVRRADQNSTLSPTTLVNEAWLKLARSRGLTVMSELHFKRLAARAMRQVLVEAARRRNARRRGGEAMIVTFDDGAERTDAGADEILALDQALSDLAKLQPRQAMMVETRFFAGLDVAETARLLHVSEATVLRDWRAARAWLARELRAS encoded by the coding sequence ATGGACTCTCAGGGGATGGCGACAGACGAAGCAGTAGAGAGCGGCGATTACGCGCTGACCGCGCCCGAGCAGCGCACGGTTGACGCTCTTTTCAGCGCCACTTATGAAGAGCTGCGGAGGCTCGCGTCGACAGTGAGGCGCGCGGACCAGAACAGCACGCTCTCGCCCACCACGCTCGTCAATGAAGCGTGGCTGAAGCTCGCCAGATCCCGCGGATTGACCGTGATGTCGGAGCTTCACTTCAAGCGCCTGGCCGCCCGCGCAATGCGGCAAGTGCTCGTTGAAGCCGCCAGGCGGCGGAATGCGCGTCGTCGCGGCGGCGAGGCGATGATCGTGACCTTCGACGACGGAGCAGAGCGCACGGATGCCGGCGCTGACGAGATTCTCGCGCTCGACCAGGCACTCTCCGATCTGGCTAAGCTTCAGCCGCGACAGGCAATGATGGTCGAGACCCGGTTCTTCGCGGGACTCGACGTGGCTGAGACAGCCCGGCTGTTGCACGTGTCGGAGGCGACTGTGCTCCGCGACTGGCGAGCCGCCAGAGCGTGGCTCGCGCGCGAGCTTCGAGCTTCCTGA
- a CDS encoding L,D-transpeptidase, with product MGNKGKIVGLLLLPVAGILINAARAEYLKPRDAGAQQLAPIRLRADLSDKILYVQQGGKVVKTYTFADGSAKYPTPRGTFRVGKVIWHPAWVPPESKWARKKTAKDPGEPGNPMKLVKIFFKEPDYYIHGTDQLESIGSSASHGCIRMDPVEAAELAIRLMEGSGARKDSDWYRNAIEKGETRTVVLPRRVEMVITG from the coding sequence ATGGGCAATAAGGGTAAGATAGTCGGACTGCTTCTGCTCCCGGTCGCGGGGATTCTGATCAATGCGGCTCGTGCCGAATACCTGAAACCGCGAGACGCCGGCGCCCAGCAGCTGGCCCCGATCCGGCTCCGAGCCGACTTGTCGGACAAGATTCTCTACGTCCAGCAAGGTGGAAAAGTCGTCAAGACTTATACCTTCGCGGACGGAAGTGCGAAGTATCCGACACCGCGGGGCACATTCAGGGTCGGCAAGGTAATCTGGCACCCGGCGTGGGTGCCGCCCGAGTCAAAATGGGCAAGGAAGAAAACGGCAAAGGATCCGGGTGAGCCCGGCAACCCGATGAAGCTCGTGAAGATCTTCTTCAAGGAGCCGGACTACTATATCCATGGGACAGACCAGCTCGAGAGCATCGGCAGCTCCGCGTCGCACGGCTGCATACGCATGGACCCTGTCGAAGCGGCCGAGCTCGCTATCCGGCTGATGGAGGGGAGCGGTGCGCGGAAGGATTCGGACTGGTATCGAAACGCGATCGAGAAAGGTGAGACGCGAACGGTCGTCCTGCCGCGCCGAGTCGAGATGGTTATTACGGGCTAG
- a CDS encoding GAF domain-containing protein has protein sequence MAESTGYPEDEFVPKRPTGEETLLSTSGTIAVVDLLRIIAAERRDRKYLATRAAEIICRIGPYRWVGIYDIGPEDAHVFAWSGIGPPAFVRFPVTAGLTGQAVKTNKTVVVNDVSKNPSYLTAFAGTRSEIIVPILDPTQSRVVGTIDVESDRLNAFGPNDQKVLEQCGLALASLWK, from the coding sequence ATGGCTGAATCAACGGGTTACCCAGAGGACGAGTTCGTCCCAAAACGTCCCACCGGCGAAGAGACGCTCTTGTCCACGAGCGGAACCATCGCCGTCGTGGATCTCCTCAGGATTATTGCTGCCGAGCGGCGGGACCGGAAATATCTCGCGACACGAGCCGCGGAGATAATCTGCCGAATTGGCCCCTATCGCTGGGTTGGGATTTACGACATCGGGCCCGAGGACGCCCACGTCTTCGCCTGGAGCGGAATCGGACCACCTGCCTTCGTAAGGTTCCCGGTCACTGCCGGCCTCACGGGCCAGGCAGTCAAGACCAACAAGACTGTCGTCGTGAACGACGTCTCAAAAAACCCGAGCTATCTCACAGCTTTTGCCGGGACTCGCTCGGAGATAATCGTCCCGATTCTCGATCCCACCCAGTCACGCGTCGTCGGGACAATCGACGTCGAGAGTGACCGGTTGAACGCGTTCGGCCCGAATGACCAGAAGGTACTGGAGCAATGCGGGCTGGCACTGGCCTCACTCTGGAAGTGA
- a CDS encoding DinB family protein produces MSAAEIFLERSRYYLAEEYPEKIRLCVAALPDGELWKHSNESSNSIGNLLLHLAGNIRQWIVGGVGGTPVQRDRPAEFSARDGPDAATLLENLESAVRDADAVIAGLTEADLARSCTIQGRETSVLAAIYHVVEHFAMHTGQIVLITKERAPGTIRFYDDSVGKATPLWGRREGIP; encoded by the coding sequence GTGAGCGCCGCGGAAATCTTTCTCGAGCGCTCACGCTACTATCTCGCTGAAGAGTACCCCGAAAAAATCCGCCTATGTGTCGCGGCGCTCCCTGACGGCGAGCTCTGGAAGCACTCCAACGAATCATCGAACAGCATCGGCAATCTTCTGTTGCATTTGGCGGGTAACATCAGGCAGTGGATAGTAGGAGGCGTGGGCGGAACTCCTGTTCAACGCGACCGCCCCGCTGAATTTTCCGCCCGCGACGGCCCCGACGCCGCCACGCTGCTCGAAAATCTCGAGTCCGCGGTTCGCGACGCCGATGCGGTAATTGCGGGGTTGACGGAGGCAGACCTCGCGCGATCGTGTACGATCCAGGGTCGTGAGACCAGCGTGCTCGCCGCGATCTATCATGTCGTCGAGCATTTCGCCATGCACACCGGGCAGATTGTCCTGATCACCAAGGAGCGCGCACCCGGGACGATCCGCTTCTACGACGATTCCGTGGGAAAGGCGACTCCCCTCTGGGGCCGCAGGGAAGGCATTCCGTAA
- a CDS encoding DUF2911 domain-containing protein, translating to MRLCTVRHAAIVLSVAGCATASPTPVATTGSATSGSGTSASGMFVTTLGTDTIAIERYRRTANRLEGDYVSRFQGGRTVRYVADLAPDGRVRSVSYTEARLGANAPPATVTTTTISDGTATVAVQRGGVADTARSGNRTFSGLAIGRFPGIPPSAAIYEQMLMAAHPAAGDSAVVVLLSPGNQPAPSTWIVRTPSGYRYHSTFFGGWTEQVVTDPSGQIVSVDATAGTTVGTVTRRAGNLDFDRLAQAWTSLAASGGLQAQASPPDTVRATVGAANIEIAYSRPFRRGRTIFGSNVVPYDRVWRTGANAATQITTSRDLMFGSTHLKAGKYTLWTLPSASGTKLIINSQTGQWGTEYDPKRDVARLDLTARTLDAPTEQFTIRVDPAGQGGVLKLAWDRTEFSIPFTVM from the coding sequence ATGAGACTCTGTACCGTACGGCACGCCGCGATCGTCTTGTCCGTCGCGGGGTGCGCCACAGCATCACCGACGCCTGTTGCCACGACCGGTTCAGCCACCTCCGGCTCGGGGACATCCGCATCGGGAATGTTCGTCACCACACTCGGCACCGATACGATCGCAATAGAGCGCTACAGGCGCACTGCCAACCGGCTGGAAGGCGACTACGTGTCGCGATTCCAGGGCGGGCGTACCGTTCGTTACGTTGCCGACCTCGCGCCTGACGGGCGCGTGCGATCTGTGTCCTACACGGAGGCACGCCTCGGCGCGAACGCACCGCCAGCGACAGTGACTACCACGACAATCAGTGACGGAACCGCCACGGTTGCGGTGCAACGCGGCGGTGTAGCAGACACGGCTCGAAGCGGAAATCGGACGTTCTCCGGCCTTGCAATCGGTCGTTTCCCTGGCATTCCGCCCTCAGCGGCGATCTATGAGCAGATGCTGATGGCCGCTCATCCAGCCGCCGGCGACTCGGCCGTGGTGGTGCTCCTTTCCCCCGGCAATCAGCCTGCGCCATCGACGTGGATCGTCAGAACGCCGAGCGGATACAGGTACCACAGCACGTTCTTCGGAGGCTGGACCGAGCAGGTTGTAACCGATCCCAGCGGACAGATCGTTTCCGTCGATGCGACCGCGGGAACGACGGTTGGAACGGTAACGCGACGCGCAGGCAACCTCGACTTCGATCGTCTGGCTCAGGCATGGACCAGCCTCGCGGCATCAGGTGGGCTTCAGGCGCAGGCTTCGCCGCCTGACACCGTTCGCGCGACTGTCGGTGCCGCGAACATCGAGATCGCATATAGCCGCCCGTTCCGCCGGGGCCGCACGATCTTCGGCAGCAACGTCGTGCCATACGACCGGGTGTGGCGAACGGGCGCAAACGCCGCAACGCAGATCACCACGAGCCGGGACTTGATGTTCGGAAGCACTCATCTGAAGGCAGGCAAGTACACACTCTGGACGCTTCCGTCGGCGAGCGGAACAAAGCTCATCATCAACAGCCAGACGGGGCAGTGGGGAACGGAGTACGATCCGAAGCGCGACGTCGCCCGGCTCGATCTGACGGCGAGGACGCTGGATGCACCGACGGAGCAGTTCACGATCCGCGTTGACCCCGCGGGCCAGGGCGGAGTGCTGAAGCTCGCCTGGGATCGCACCGAGTTTTCGATCCCGTTCACGGTCATGTAA